One window of the Ideonella sp. WA131b genome contains the following:
- a CDS encoding LexA family transcriptional regulator: MEAAALDLRYLNALRSHWRRNKAFPALSNLAEVVGLKSAAGVFALVGQLADVGYLERTDGRIAPTKKFFSYRLLGQVRAGVPQEVAQHDEFEVLNVEDCLIAHPERTSFCTVRGESMSNLLDTALRPPSPEGARRVVEPLSPPRAGPVAAACAGSRRAAPAPSRGRRGWRARGR, translated from the coding sequence ATGGAAGCCGCTGCCCTCGACCTTCGCTACCTCAACGCCCTGCGGTCGCACTGGCGCCGCAACAAGGCGTTCCCGGCACTGTCCAATCTCGCAGAGGTCGTCGGCCTGAAGTCGGCAGCGGGCGTCTTCGCCCTAGTCGGCCAGCTCGCGGACGTGGGCTACCTGGAGCGCACGGACGGCCGCATTGCGCCGACCAAGAAGTTCTTCTCCTACCGGCTCCTGGGCCAAGTTCGTGCCGGCGTCCCTCAAGAGGTCGCGCAGCACGACGAGTTCGAGGTGCTCAACGTCGAGGACTGCCTCATCGCCCATCCTGAGCGCACCTCGTTCTGCACGGTCCGGGGTGAATCCATGTCCAATCTGCTTGACACCGCCCTGCGCCCGCCCTCACCCGAGGGCGCGCGCCGGGTTGTCGAACCGCTCAGCCCGCCGCGGGCCGGGCCAGTTGCTGCAGCTTGCGCCGGATCTCGCCGAGCTGCGCCTGCGCCGTCTCGCGGCCGGCGCGGATGGCGCGCACGCGGGCGGTGA
- a CDS encoding AAA family ATPase → MQEPSSRVIDLLTYIEQVEKLKTKPAFSIPSEYFAAHQHEMQGLPEVRFNVQADGDDVWLRVPRLQEIAPPPLGDRLAPWVTLPKSPDKMPELKGEVVLYEGKKEVGREQLAQHPEIKEIFEWYVEFHWQPWAAAERPRRKAIARYNQLFSLQQAIASEGAETPLELVWGIGYATWKKEGFATPLKHPLLVQSCEITLNEKTFELEVRPRDVEPRLEADTYAEMELAGVRQLEAFWKSSLATGAHRLNPFEPATFEGALKAAVGHLDPTGAYEERTDDFSLPNPTDKLMITSTWVLFGRKRSGDIFLEDIRRLKKTVEAADDLPGVIRSFVEHGDSTVRIRPEQPFRGLSSSDTPSGAHELYFPMPYNDEQVAIVQKLASNDGVVVQGPPGTGKTHTIANVICHYLAQGKRVLVTAKGESALAVLQEKLPERIRPLSVSLLSDERDGMKQFEHAIQTIAASVAGINPVRAESAIAAAEAKLSQMHAKISHVDRKVADHAGRHMRTYSFQGKEVSPEDMAKLVLSQADEHTWFDDEPPATADGSLPFSGDDIELLRAARQKVKADLRYVGCTLPAPEALPSWESLLALHRDIVRAKAIDASVGLGDVYCLVDSRLETFEAAQRLVTFLDERAELAAKLGAQRGLDALRDRLTDMQAQDPLLLSLLELCKEIQALELKRKEAVPRAVVLPPDAELDEDYLEAIARLVEGKSAFKLPFGKGAARQLVGATTVTGVAPASTEAWVHVREAVEWRQASRKALARWSAVAQEFGLKAARDASEQSFRVTSQFTGLVQDAHRLVFEFDAELHPQCASVFGKVTADRLWNDGEAFVANASKSLHAHLEMGRLGYALRRVQDVFQALEGHSGDIVEGLRTFLTKSLGQRGTDEAKLEDGWQALRVELTRLNGLLPSLKDIEHIWSVIKDAGAPKWAQRIRTQPAGEDLDVVLPNAWLEAWNWRQAMMFLDRIDGHHHMRELFEERRTLTKALAATYQDLVAEKTWLGVFKNSPDSVRQALQAYLNAVQAMGAGTGVRAVRHRKTARDAMQRAYQAVPCWVLPQWRVSETIPPEVGLFDLVVIDEASQSDIWALPALLRGKKLLVVGDHKQVSPSAVGTAEERIRELTNRFLQNQPHGSEMTPDKSIYDLARVVFAGHSVMLKEHFRCVPAIIEFSNREFYENDIRPLRVPKANERLDPPLVDVYVKGGYRRGDVNPGEATAIVDEIEAILEDPQFEGRSIGVVTLLGTTQAAHIHELVNERISPADRVARKIAIGPPPVFQGRERDIMLVSMVLGPGDRAAANRADMHQRFNVALSRARDRMYLFRSVTEGEFRDDSLNGRLLQHFKQPFRQDVKKVQALRERCQSGFELEVFDELTKAGFRVEPQVASGGYFIDFVVEGSDGRRLAIECDGDRFHGPGQWQDDMARQRVLERAGWTFWRCFASSFVRRRKEVLQDLFGTLERLGIEPLGAESVDNTMWVHYKEVDPFKVDVQLQSEAA, encoded by the coding sequence TTGCAGGAACCAAGTAGCCGCGTCATTGACCTGCTCACGTACATCGAGCAGGTCGAAAAGCTCAAGACCAAGCCAGCCTTCTCCATCCCGAGCGAGTACTTCGCAGCGCACCAGCATGAGATGCAGGGGCTGCCAGAGGTGCGATTCAACGTTCAAGCCGATGGGGACGACGTTTGGCTGCGAGTTCCTCGGCTTCAGGAGATTGCCCCGCCGCCGTTGGGCGACCGCTTGGCGCCGTGGGTCACCCTGCCCAAGAGTCCCGACAAGATGCCCGAGCTCAAGGGCGAGGTGGTGCTGTACGAGGGCAAGAAAGAGGTCGGCCGCGAACAACTGGCACAGCATCCTGAAATCAAGGAAATCTTCGAGTGGTACGTCGAGTTCCATTGGCAGCCCTGGGCGGCTGCTGAGCGGCCGCGCCGCAAAGCGATTGCTCGCTACAACCAGCTCTTCTCGCTGCAGCAGGCCATCGCTTCCGAGGGCGCGGAGACCCCGCTCGAACTGGTCTGGGGCATCGGCTACGCCACCTGGAAGAAGGAGGGGTTCGCTACCCCGCTGAAGCACCCGCTCCTTGTTCAGTCCTGCGAAATCACTCTGAACGAGAAGACGTTCGAGCTCGAAGTACGCCCTCGCGATGTCGAGCCGCGTCTTGAGGCAGACACCTATGCAGAGATGGAGCTCGCGGGCGTCCGCCAGCTCGAAGCGTTCTGGAAGAGTTCGCTGGCGACCGGCGCCCACCGCCTGAACCCGTTCGAGCCTGCCACCTTCGAGGGGGCTCTCAAGGCCGCTGTGGGGCACCTCGACCCGACCGGTGCCTATGAGGAGCGAACGGACGACTTCTCCCTTCCGAACCCCACCGACAAGCTGATGATTACCAGCACGTGGGTGCTGTTCGGACGCAAGCGGTCCGGCGACATCTTTCTGGAGGACATCCGTCGACTCAAGAAGACGGTTGAGGCCGCCGACGACCTCCCTGGGGTCATCCGCAGCTTTGTCGAGCATGGCGACTCCACGGTTCGGATTCGCCCGGAGCAACCGTTCCGAGGACTGTCCTCCAGTGACACCCCGAGCGGCGCGCATGAGCTGTACTTCCCGATGCCCTACAACGATGAGCAAGTCGCCATCGTTCAGAAACTGGCGAGCAACGATGGCGTCGTGGTCCAAGGGCCTCCGGGAACGGGCAAGACCCACACGATTGCGAACGTCATCTGCCACTACCTGGCGCAGGGAAAGCGCGTTCTGGTCACTGCCAAGGGAGAGTCTGCACTGGCGGTGCTCCAAGAAAAGCTTCCCGAGCGCATCCGTCCTCTGAGCGTCTCGCTGCTCTCTGACGAGCGAGACGGCATGAAGCAGTTTGAGCACGCCATTCAGACGATTGCAGCCAGCGTCGCGGGCATCAATCCCGTGCGCGCGGAATCCGCCATCGCCGCGGCAGAGGCGAAGCTCAGTCAGATGCACGCCAAGATTTCGCACGTGGACCGCAAGGTCGCCGACCACGCCGGCCGGCACATGCGGACCTACTCGTTCCAGGGCAAAGAGGTCAGTCCGGAGGACATGGCCAAGCTCGTACTGAGCCAAGCGGACGAGCACACGTGGTTCGACGATGAGCCTCCCGCCACCGCGGATGGCAGCCTGCCGTTCTCGGGCGATGACATCGAGTTGCTTCGGGCTGCTCGGCAGAAGGTCAAGGCTGACCTGCGTTACGTCGGCTGCACCCTGCCCGCGCCAGAGGCGCTACCGAGCTGGGAGAGCCTGTTGGCGCTCCATCGCGACATCGTTCGCGCCAAGGCCATTGACGCCAGCGTCGGGCTTGGAGATGTGTACTGCCTTGTCGACTCGCGGCTGGAGACGTTCGAGGCAGCGCAGCGCCTCGTGACCTTTCTGGACGAACGTGCGGAGTTGGCTGCCAAGCTGGGGGCTCAGCGCGGCCTCGATGCCTTGCGCGACCGGCTGACTGACATGCAGGCGCAAGACCCTCTTCTCTTGAGCCTCTTGGAGCTGTGCAAAGAGATTCAGGCGCTGGAGCTCAAGCGGAAGGAAGCCGTTCCTCGTGCCGTGGTTCTTCCGCCCGATGCCGAGCTGGATGAGGACTACCTGGAGGCCATAGCGCGGTTGGTTGAAGGAAAGAGTGCCTTCAAGCTGCCGTTTGGTAAGGGTGCTGCCCGCCAGCTTGTGGGTGCTACGACGGTCACAGGAGTGGCACCGGCTTCGACGGAGGCATGGGTCCATGTCCGCGAGGCCGTTGAATGGCGTCAGGCATCCCGCAAGGCCCTTGCGCGCTGGAGTGCAGTGGCCCAAGAGTTCGGCTTGAAGGCTGCCCGTGATGCGTCGGAGCAAAGCTTCCGCGTCACGAGTCAGTTCACAGGACTGGTGCAGGACGCGCATCGATTGGTATTCGAGTTCGACGCGGAATTGCATCCCCAGTGCGCGTCGGTCTTCGGCAAGGTAACCGCTGACCGGCTGTGGAATGACGGCGAAGCGTTCGTTGCCAACGCGTCGAAAAGCCTTCACGCCCACCTCGAGATGGGTCGACTGGGGTACGCACTGCGGCGTGTCCAGGATGTTTTTCAGGCCCTTGAAGGCCACAGCGGCGACATCGTGGAGGGCTTGCGCACCTTCCTGACCAAGTCGTTGGGACAGCGGGGCACAGATGAGGCGAAGCTGGAGGACGGGTGGCAGGCTCTCCGCGTTGAACTGACGCGGCTGAACGGACTGCTCCCTTCCCTCAAAGACATCGAGCACATCTGGTCTGTCATCAAGGATGCGGGGGCGCCGAAGTGGGCGCAGCGCATTCGCACCCAACCGGCCGGCGAAGACCTCGACGTCGTTTTGCCGAATGCTTGGCTGGAGGCATGGAACTGGCGTCAGGCCATGATGTTTCTGGACCGTATCGATGGCCACCACCACATGCGAGAGCTGTTCGAGGAGCGCCGGACGCTGACCAAGGCATTGGCGGCCACCTACCAAGATCTGGTCGCCGAGAAGACGTGGCTGGGTGTCTTCAAGAACTCACCGGACAGCGTTCGGCAGGCGCTTCAGGCCTACCTGAACGCGGTGCAGGCTATGGGCGCCGGCACTGGTGTACGCGCGGTTCGGCATCGCAAGACCGCCCGAGACGCCATGCAGCGCGCCTACCAGGCGGTGCCGTGCTGGGTGCTGCCGCAGTGGCGCGTGTCGGAAACGATTCCGCCCGAGGTCGGCCTGTTCGACCTCGTGGTCATCGACGAAGCCTCGCAATCGGACATCTGGGCCCTGCCGGCCTTGCTCCGAGGGAAGAAGCTCTTGGTGGTGGGCGACCACAAGCAGGTTTCTCCCTCGGCCGTTGGCACTGCAGAGGAACGCATTCGTGAACTGACGAACCGCTTCCTCCAGAACCAGCCGCACGGCTCGGAAATGACGCCGGACAAGTCCATCTACGACCTGGCGCGCGTTGTCTTTGCAGGGCACTCGGTGATGCTCAAGGAGCACTTCCGCTGCGTCCCGGCCATCATCGAGTTCTCGAATCGCGAGTTCTATGAGAACGACATTCGGCCGCTTCGTGTGCCCAAGGCCAATGAGCGCCTGGACCCGCCGTTGGTCGATGTTTACGTGAAGGGCGGCTACCGGAGGGGCGACGTCAACCCGGGCGAGGCGACGGCCATCGTGGATGAGATTGAGGCCATCCTTGAGGACCCGCAATTCGAGGGCCGCTCCATCGGGGTCGTTACCTTGCTTGGGACAACTCAGGCCGCTCACATCCACGAACTGGTCAACGAGCGCATTTCTCCGGCAGACCGCGTTGCTCGCAAGATTGCCATCGGTCCACCGCCGGTCTTCCAAGGGCGCGAACGCGACATCATGCTGGTGTCGATGGTCTTGGGGCCGGGCGACCGCGCGGCAGCCAATCGAGCCGACATGCACCAGCGGTTCAACGTGGCGCTGTCGCGAGCCAGGGACCGCATGTACCTGTTCCGCTCCGTCACCGAGGGAGAGTTCCGCGATGACTCATTGAACGGGCGACTCCTTCAGCACTTCAAGCAGCCATTCCGCCAAGACGTCAAGAAGGTCCAAGCGCTGCGTGAGCGTTGCCAATCCGGCTTCGAGCTGGAGGTGTTCGACGAGCTCACCAAGGCGGGCTTTCGCGTTGAGCCTCAAGTCGCCAGCGGCGGCTACTTCATTGACTTCGTCGTCGAGGGAAGCGATGGCAGGCGCTTGGCTATCGAGTGCGACGGCGACCGCTTCCACGGGCCGGGACAGTGGCAAGACGACATGGCCCGCCAGCGCGTACTGGAGCGCGCGGGCTGGACCTTCTGGCGCTGCTTTGCGTCTAGCTTTGTCCGCAGGCGCAAAGAGGTGCTGCAGGACTTGTTCGGAACCTTGGAGCGGCTGGGTATCGAGCCACTTGGCGCGGAGTCTGTCGACAACACCATGTGGGTCCACTACAAGGAAGTTGACCCCTTCAAGGTCGACGTTCAGTTGCAGTCGGAAGCGGCCTGA
- a CDS encoding alpha/beta hydrolase, giving the protein MACALGVQLSAWAQSTPTLDEGLHERVEMLRLPGLLPLSLETTFFVPDGPGPFPVVIINHGKSLGDPRFQARARPIHAVRYFMQRGYAVVAPMRRGFSKSSGMYVGAGCNIESNGRVQADDVRAVLDHVVRQPWADTQRILMVGQSHGGWTTLAFGTQPYPGLRGLVNFAGGLRQEQCPNWEAGLAQAAAAYGKETKLPSLWLYGDNDSYFSPAVFRPMHERYVQAGGQATLAAYGAFGADAHALFASAAGVRIWHPLLNDFLRGLGLPSEPQPGFERYAPPATMPSPPPSGYAALEDASRLPHVRDTGRAGYQAFLASILPRAYAVAPSGAWGWASGGADPLRRALDNCNKSGQGACRLYAVDEAVVWPAPQ; this is encoded by the coding sequence CTGGCCTGTGCCCTCGGGGTGCAGCTCTCGGCTTGGGCGCAATCGACACCCACGCTCGATGAAGGTCTGCACGAGCGCGTGGAAATGCTCCGGCTGCCTGGGCTGCTTCCGCTGTCGCTGGAAACCACATTCTTCGTCCCCGACGGGCCCGGACCCTTTCCCGTGGTGATCATCAACCATGGCAAGTCCCTGGGCGACCCACGCTTTCAGGCCCGCGCTCGGCCCATCCATGCGGTGCGGTACTTCATGCAGCGCGGCTATGCGGTGGTGGCGCCGATGCGCCGGGGCTTTTCCAAGTCGAGCGGCATGTACGTGGGCGCCGGTTGCAACATCGAGAGCAATGGCCGGGTGCAGGCTGACGATGTGCGCGCCGTGCTCGACCATGTGGTGCGCCAGCCCTGGGCCGACACCCAGCGCATCCTGATGGTCGGGCAGTCGCACGGCGGCTGGACCACCTTGGCCTTCGGCACGCAGCCTTATCCCGGTTTGCGTGGTCTGGTGAACTTTGCCGGTGGCCTGCGCCAGGAACAATGCCCGAACTGGGAGGCCGGATTGGCACAGGCGGCTGCTGCCTATGGCAAGGAGACCAAGCTGCCTTCTCTCTGGCTTTACGGCGACAACGACAGTTACTTCAGCCCCGCCGTGTTCCGGCCCATGCATGAACGTTATGTGCAGGCCGGTGGTCAGGCCACCCTGGCGGCCTACGGAGCATTCGGTGCCGATGCCCATGCCCTGTTTGCGTCGGCGGCCGGCGTGCGCATCTGGCATCCCTTGCTCAACGACTTCTTGCGCGGCCTGGGGCTGCCCAGCGAGCCCCAGCCCGGTTTTGAACGCTACGCACCGCCCGCGACCATGCCCTCACCGCCGCCTTCTGGGTATGCCGCGCTGGAAGACGCCTCGCGCTTGCCCCATGTTCGGGACACCGGTCGCGCGGGCTATCAGGCATTTCTGGCGTCCATCCTGCCCCGGGCCTACGCCGTCGCGCCCTCTGGCGCCTGGGGATGGGCTTCAGGCGGTGCGGATCCGCTGCGGCGCGCCCTGGACAACTGCAACAAGTCCGGTCAAGGTGCTTGCCGGCTCTATGCCGTTGACGAGGCGGTGGTCTGGCCCGCGCCGCAGTGA
- a CDS encoding phasin family protein, with protein sequence MSTPYTPEQLLAAQKATVETLFGLTTKAFEGMEKLVELNLQVAKTSLTEAAETTYSAMSVKDPQELLALQAGLMQPAAEKAAAYSRHLYEILAGTGAEFTKTAEAQMADSQKKMLALVDTAVKNAPAGTESAVALVKSAVAAANNAYESAHKAAKQAAEVAEANFTAMTATAVTATKAATPKARRAA encoded by the coding sequence ATGTCCACGCCCTACACCCCCGAGCAGTTGCTGGCCGCCCAGAAGGCCACCGTCGAAACCCTGTTCGGCCTCACCACCAAGGCCTTCGAAGGCATGGAGAAGCTCGTCGAGCTGAACCTGCAGGTCGCCAAGACCAGCCTGACCGAAGCCGCCGAGACCACCTACTCCGCAATGTCGGTGAAGGACCCGCAGGAACTGCTGGCGCTGCAGGCCGGCCTGATGCAACCGGCCGCCGAAAAGGCCGCTGCCTACAGCCGCCACCTCTACGAGATCCTGGCCGGCACGGGCGCCGAGTTCACCAAGACGGCCGAGGCCCAGATGGCCGACAGCCAGAAGAAGATGCTGGCGCTGGTCGACACCGCCGTGAAGAACGCGCCTGCCGGCACCGAAAGCGCCGTGGCGCTGGTGAAGTCGGCCGTGGCCGCCGCCAACAACGCCTACGAAAGCGCCCACAAGGCCGCCAAGCAGGCCGCCGAAGTGGCCGAGGCCAACTTCACCGCCATGACGGCCACCGCCGTCACGGCCACGAAGGCCGCCACGCCCAAGGCCCGCCGCGCCGCCTGA